In Dioscorea cayenensis subsp. rotundata cultivar TDr96_F1 unplaced genomic scaffold, TDr96_F1_v2_PseudoChromosome.rev07_lg8_w22 25.fasta BLBR01001260.1, whole genome shotgun sequence, a single genomic region encodes these proteins:
- the LOC120255978 gene encoding BTB/POZ domain-containing protein NPY1 isoform X1, which yields MKYMKLGSKPDAFQSDGSGVRYVVSELATDIAVIVGEVKFYLHKFPLLSKSNRLQRLVLKANEDSTDEIYMLDFPGGPKTFETCAKFCYGMTVTLNAYNVVAVRCAAEYLEMTEGVEKGNLIFKIEVFLNSSLLRSWKDSIIALQTTKYLLPWSEELKVVGRCIDSIASKTSVDPSYVNWSYSYNKRSGASNQIVEHHQKKMNVVPKDWWVEDICELDIALYKRVMIAIKSKGRMSSDVIGEALKAYAFRWLPDSFDSLVSDDYAIKYKCLVETIIWLLPADKSSGCSCSFLLKLLKVVILVGAGDLLKEELMNRISLQLHKASVKDLFIPANSSEETVYDINLVKSLVRRYMMLEGSNVDSSYFENSENKGDELRLGNASLLTVGKLVDGYLAEVASDPNLSLSSFIELSASIPDMARPVNDGLYTAIDIYLKEHPNLAKAEKKMLCSLLDVKKLSTDACVHAAQNERLPLRVVVQVLFFEQVRAAAVGLTSEANGTTNGSTRSTANIEADWAIPITDDCNSLKKQLRTVKIEEECRANEEKKKNAKNTKNKSGGLLLPSRSRRIFDKLWASSKGHSEINRSSETSGSSQSPPTTVNPGEAKSSGSSSRHRRHSIS from the exons ATGAAGTATATGAAGTTGGGATCAAAGCCTGATGCTTTCCAGTCGGATGGGAGTGGCGTCAG GTATGTAGTGTCTGAATTGGCTACTGATATAGCTGTCATCGTTGGAGAAGTGAAGTTTTACCTACATAAG TTTCCTCTTCTATCGAAGAGTAACCGACTGCAGAGGTTGGTGCTCAAAGCCAATGAGGATAGCACTGATGAAATCTACATGCTTGATTTTCCTGGTGGACCCAAAACGTTCGAGACTTGTGCGAAATTCTGCTATGGCATGACTGTCACACTCAATGCCTACAATGTTGTTGCTGTAAGGTGTGCGGCAGAGTATTTAGAGATGACCGAGGGTGTTGAGAAAGGCAACTTAATTTTCAAAATCGAAGTATTTCTGAACTCCAGCCTGCTCCGTAGCTGGAAAGATTCTATCATTGCTTTACAAACTACAAAGTATTTGTTACCATGGTCTGAGGAACTGAAAGTGGTTGGTAGATGCATAGATTCCATAGCTTCCAAGACATCTGTTGATCCTTCTTATGTTAACTGGTCATATTCCTACAACAAGAGATCGGGAGCTTCAAATCAAATTGTCGAACATCATCAgaagaaaatgaatgttgttCCCAAGGACTGGTGGGTTGAAGACATATGCGAACTCGATATCGCTCTTTACAAGCGAGTGATGATTGCAATCAAATCCAAAGGGAGAATGTCTTCTGATGTTATAGGGGAAGCTCTCAAGGCTTACGCCTTTAGATGGTTGCCTGATTCTTTTGATTCCCTTGTTTCTGATGACTATGCAATAAAGTATAAGTGTCTAGTGGAAACCATCATCTGGTTATTACCTGCTGATAAGAGTTCAGGTTGTTCATGTAGTTTTTTACTAAAATTGCTCAAAGTCGTTATCTTGGTCGGAGCAGGGGATTTGCTAAAAGAGGAACTGATGAACAGGATAAGCTTGCAATTGCATAAAGCATCTGTTAAGGATCTGTTTATTCCTGCAAACTCTTCTGAAGAGACGGTTTATGACATAAATCTGGTGAAAAGTCTTGTGAGAAGGTATATGATGTTAGAGGGGAGCAATGTCGACTCCAGTTACTTTGAAAACAGTGAAAACAAGGGCGATGAGTTGAGATTAGGGAATGCATCATTGTTGACCGTAGGTAAACTAGTTGATGGTTATCTTGCTGAAGTAGCCAGTGATCCCAACCTTTCTTTGTCGAGCTTCATCGAACTCTCTGCTTCCATTCCTGACATGGCGCGGCCAGTGAATGATGGCTTATACACTGCCATTGACATTTACCTGAAG GAGCATCCAAATTTGGCTAAAGCCGAGAAGAAGATGCTTTGTAGTCTATTGGATGTAAAGAAGCTCTCGACAGATGCTTGTGTACATGCAGCTCAAAATGAGAGGCTTCCCCTCCGTGTTGTTGTTCAAGTACTCTTCTTCGAGCAAGTGAGAGCAGCAGCTGTGGGACTGACATCTGAAGCAAATGGCACCACAAACGGAAGCACAAGATCGACCGCAAACATTGAAGCAGATTGGGCCATACCAATAACCGACGATTGCAATTCCCTCAAGAAACAACTAAGGACTGTTAAGATCGAAGAAGAGTGTCGAGCCaacgaagagaagaagaagaatgcgAAGAACACTAAGAACAAAAGTGGTGGACTTTTGTTGCCTTCCCGATCGAGGAGGATCTTCGACAAGCTGTGGGCATCCAGTAAAGGTCACTCCGAGATCAACCGGAGCTCGGAGACATCGGGAAGTTCTCAGAGCCCCCCAACCACAGTGAATCCAGGGGAAGCAAAGTCATCAGGCTCTTCATCAAGACACAGAAGGCATTCCATTTCTTGA
- the LOC120255978 gene encoding BTB/POZ domain-containing protein NPY1 isoform X2 yields the protein MLSSRMGVASVSELATDIAVIVGEVKFYLHKFPLLSKSNRLQRLVLKANEDSTDEIYMLDFPGGPKTFETCAKFCYGMTVTLNAYNVVAVRCAAEYLEMTEGVEKGNLIFKIEVFLNSSLLRSWKDSIIALQTTKYLLPWSEELKVVGRCIDSIASKTSVDPSYVNWSYSYNKRSGASNQIVEHHQKKMNVVPKDWWVEDICELDIALYKRVMIAIKSKGRMSSDVIGEALKAYAFRWLPDSFDSLVSDDYAIKYKCLVETIIWLLPADKSSGCSCSFLLKLLKVVILVGAGDLLKEELMNRISLQLHKASVKDLFIPANSSEETVYDINLVKSLVRRYMMLEGSNVDSSYFENSENKGDELRLGNASLLTVGKLVDGYLAEVASDPNLSLSSFIELSASIPDMARPVNDGLYTAIDIYLKEHPNLAKAEKKMLCSLLDVKKLSTDACVHAAQNERLPLRVVVQVLFFEQVRAAAVGLTSEANGTTNGSTRSTANIEADWAIPITDDCNSLKKQLRTVKIEEECRANEEKKKNAKNTKNKSGGLLLPSRSRRIFDKLWASSKGHSEINRSSETSGSSQSPPTTVNPGEAKSSGSSSRHRRHSIS from the exons ATGCTTTCCAGTCGGATGGGAGTGGCGTCAG TGTCTGAATTGGCTACTGATATAGCTGTCATCGTTGGAGAAGTGAAGTTTTACCTACATAAG TTTCCTCTTCTATCGAAGAGTAACCGACTGCAGAGGTTGGTGCTCAAAGCCAATGAGGATAGCACTGATGAAATCTACATGCTTGATTTTCCTGGTGGACCCAAAACGTTCGAGACTTGTGCGAAATTCTGCTATGGCATGACTGTCACACTCAATGCCTACAATGTTGTTGCTGTAAGGTGTGCGGCAGAGTATTTAGAGATGACCGAGGGTGTTGAGAAAGGCAACTTAATTTTCAAAATCGAAGTATTTCTGAACTCCAGCCTGCTCCGTAGCTGGAAAGATTCTATCATTGCTTTACAAACTACAAAGTATTTGTTACCATGGTCTGAGGAACTGAAAGTGGTTGGTAGATGCATAGATTCCATAGCTTCCAAGACATCTGTTGATCCTTCTTATGTTAACTGGTCATATTCCTACAACAAGAGATCGGGAGCTTCAAATCAAATTGTCGAACATCATCAgaagaaaatgaatgttgttCCCAAGGACTGGTGGGTTGAAGACATATGCGAACTCGATATCGCTCTTTACAAGCGAGTGATGATTGCAATCAAATCCAAAGGGAGAATGTCTTCTGATGTTATAGGGGAAGCTCTCAAGGCTTACGCCTTTAGATGGTTGCCTGATTCTTTTGATTCCCTTGTTTCTGATGACTATGCAATAAAGTATAAGTGTCTAGTGGAAACCATCATCTGGTTATTACCTGCTGATAAGAGTTCAGGTTGTTCATGTAGTTTTTTACTAAAATTGCTCAAAGTCGTTATCTTGGTCGGAGCAGGGGATTTGCTAAAAGAGGAACTGATGAACAGGATAAGCTTGCAATTGCATAAAGCATCTGTTAAGGATCTGTTTATTCCTGCAAACTCTTCTGAAGAGACGGTTTATGACATAAATCTGGTGAAAAGTCTTGTGAGAAGGTATATGATGTTAGAGGGGAGCAATGTCGACTCCAGTTACTTTGAAAACAGTGAAAACAAGGGCGATGAGTTGAGATTAGGGAATGCATCATTGTTGACCGTAGGTAAACTAGTTGATGGTTATCTTGCTGAAGTAGCCAGTGATCCCAACCTTTCTTTGTCGAGCTTCATCGAACTCTCTGCTTCCATTCCTGACATGGCGCGGCCAGTGAATGATGGCTTATACACTGCCATTGACATTTACCTGAAG GAGCATCCAAATTTGGCTAAAGCCGAGAAGAAGATGCTTTGTAGTCTATTGGATGTAAAGAAGCTCTCGACAGATGCTTGTGTACATGCAGCTCAAAATGAGAGGCTTCCCCTCCGTGTTGTTGTTCAAGTACTCTTCTTCGAGCAAGTGAGAGCAGCAGCTGTGGGACTGACATCTGAAGCAAATGGCACCACAAACGGAAGCACAAGATCGACCGCAAACATTGAAGCAGATTGGGCCATACCAATAACCGACGATTGCAATTCCCTCAAGAAACAACTAAGGACTGTTAAGATCGAAGAAGAGTGTCGAGCCaacgaagagaagaagaagaatgcgAAGAACACTAAGAACAAAAGTGGTGGACTTTTGTTGCCTTCCCGATCGAGGAGGATCTTCGACAAGCTGTGGGCATCCAGTAAAGGTCACTCCGAGATCAACCGGAGCTCGGAGACATCGGGAAGTTCTCAGAGCCCCCCAACCACAGTGAATCCAGGGGAAGCAAAGTCATCAGGCTCTTCATCAAGACACAGAAGGCATTCCATTTCTTGA